The following are from one region of the Plasmodium cynomolgi strain B DNA, chromosome 1, whole genome shotgun sequence genome:
- a CDS encoding hypothetical protein (putative) — protein MKEYANEHNDDKGEVAKCESEYSALLECLDTFDRNWAKCQNELKKFRACYNEESRQKNGSTG, from the exons ATGAAGGAATATGCGA ATGAACACAATGACGACAAAGGCGAAGtggcaaaatgtgaaagcgAGTACAGTGCGCTGCTGGAGTGTTTGGATACCTTCGATAG AAATTGGGCAAAATGCCAAAACGAATTGAAGAAATTCCGCGCGTGCTACAATGAGGAGAGTAGACAGAAGAATGGGTCAACCGGTTAG
- a CDS encoding 60S ribosomal protein L37 (putative) — MGKAGKGTGSFGKRNGKSHFLCIRCGKRSYHLQKKKCASCGYPSAKKRRFNWSIKAKRRNTIGTGRCRYIKTLRRKLKNKFTEGSTPKPKQR; from the coding sequence ATGGGTAAGGCAGGAAAGGGAACAGGGTCATTCGGAaagcgaaatggaaagagCCACTTCCTTTGCATAAGGTGTGGAAAAAGGAGTTatcatttgcaaaaaaaaaaatgcgcttcATGCGGATACCCCAGTGCCAAGAAAAGAAGATTTAACTGGTCCATCAAAgccaaaaggagaaacacaATTGGAACGGGCCGATGTAGATATATTAAAACGTTGAGaaggaaattgaaaaataaattcaccGAGGGAAGTACCCCCAAACCGAAGCAAAGA
- a CDS encoding hypothetical protein (putative), with product MHPSPLQRTLLVVLLIKFLSHALRNYKKVKVRPYIQVWLKRKHPCYSIRREKKKARCFFTGRKTKWCSSFELFSEHVKDRDGNRGDDEEEDNLDHDNPNDGDLRDDEISYEDVEEYLKKNNFEDAREDNEGKKEIIKLINYLPTLKNEEEFFSKFGYSSSEKRSMEYYFNEMKNLKERKQKKNHNILNFILSYYLKRKNANAQSALRNYQSVQSYYDYINDVMHNRAQPSKKDNIFSRKTLCNFISFYLKNANIIKYASFLCLSGLLTFSLKTLIRRIKLEDIFLLRNHFHLVYSLKNMHVCKLVAFSLLMNFLFINKYNQYFCVTEDLFGILFSNYFAYEGINNLTKRKIEDFMLKYNYTLDDVLNSMNEIFSHYLYRQICTNETIDGDVLVVLKSFQQGKYNIISLVANKYNAHFAEKGENRDSVLSRIFYIFYLLNVMFKYDVDSLERLNLHRGNSLNIPFFARRNRISSYFLLAHIAQQMGVKEKTINDSLLETMKGNYEAHIRGLLSNKQNSSSVLEDVKKMDFLTLDDSILEDVHKEIFVSILKRIMEDGNYEPVYFVAREKEGKVEATALGSAHGKVGGKSIGEGGDKLGAEDSVAQQYDETVDQYDEAADQYDDAANLDDAADLDDAADLDDAADLDDAAIDDSDDNMYRHLENSVDYIVNEDAAKSGENEDKKGIIAEREKRELEEKKLFLNKWDDINFLRKYLHMDKKYMDKYLEKYLHDYMYREYKILINNLIFKKMKDKNDHLFFLKKGISISNSATENIIKNILLKFVIKTKENIGIFLKLKNMEKCLRLIQNLIYVYKKIKKKKKFLKVPSDDFFSLDDLFACNCYRALDGTGEGEGAAKGEAEGGTPGEGSTGKGPPGEGLAANGLPPDELAANDELAANGLSPDGPAEEALPTEADEEEFLKRIIYKDHLEGEDGGDGKDGILSQEERKKLYEEFVIKHMKNQSERKILKIIFNLNYDQVDREVEDNIIKRFLDKICTKYLSNMKEVDDRYKIIGQENLLDYKNINFMESLEREKSKRGHKKGGERSIPAKDSFVIRKEDIFEHIDDDSFEEICKKMYINKIKEAKKNLYHMRKNLYMHEIILNIKNAQEIHDVFLIDEYEKMITDIIKTNILNKNYKNIKNVYLKKIVNFLNLSDEKAADVEMRCIFLQTYEIFSAVKENFYIYRSDSDFVNNINEILTIYRNFDLIRSKGQQYYVKFSLIESNYNLLHRIIERYVLYVIDLINDENRSLYKENIFLLAAIFRVSPEIIDEIATRIYKKYIEGQDLHAINNMDAFFSFLFNMDKERQCEIVLEHLRKKVNTFLASGEGFQERMHKLYDVIFFINNNLQLRKNIFEVSSVDAEAVYSFLTACVEEYLHAKKTEAFISEHRDYLNHLNNYLSKIKTLIKGNQENVHMSHVMNVL from the exons ATGCATCCCTCGCCTCTCCAGCGGACCCTCCTGGTAGTGCTGCTCATAAAGTTCCTTTCCCACGCACTGAGAAATTATAAGAAGGTTAAAGTGAGGCCATATATCCAAGTATGGCTAAAGAGGAAACACCCCTGTTATTCTATCCGacgggaaaagaaaaaggcgaGATGTTTTTTCACCGGGAGGAAGACGAAATGGTGCAGCTCCTTCGAGTTGTTCAGCGAGCATGTGAAGGATAGGGATGGGAATCGTGGAgatgacgaggaggaggacaacCTAGACCATGACAACCCCAACGATGGGGACCTGCGAGACGATGAAATTTCTTACGAGGATGTTGAAGAATATCTGAAGAAGAACAATTTTGAAGATGCCAGAGAAGAtaatgaggggaaaaaggaaattattaaattaattaactATCTGCCAAccctaaaaaatgaagaagaatttttttccaagtttgGCTACTCCAGTAGCGAGAAAAGGTCTATGGAGTATTACtttaatgaaatgaaaaatttgaaggagaggaagcagaagaagaatcacaacattttaaattttattctgtcatattatttgaagagaaaaaatgcgaaTGCGCAGAGCGCCTTGAGGAATTACCAAAGTGTGCAGTCTTACTATGACTACATTAATGACGTGATGCACAACCGAG CCCAGCCATCCAAGAAGGACAACATCTTTTCGCGGAAGACGCTGTGCAATTTTATCTCCTTCTACCTCAAAAACGCAAACATCATAAAGTACGCGTCCTTTCTCTGCCTTAGCGGACTGTTGACCTTCTCCTTGAAGACACTCATAAGGCGCATCAAGCTGGAGGATATCTTTCTCCTAAGAAACCACTTTCACTTGGTGTACTcactaaaaaatatgcatgtgTGTAAACTAGTGGCCTTTTCCTTGctgatgaattttttattcataaataaGTACAATCAATATTTCTGCGTGACTGAAGATTTGTTcggtatattattttccaaTTATTTTGCCTACGAAGGGATAAATAATTTGACCAAAAGGAAGATCGAGGATTTCATGCTCAAGTACAACTACACCCTGGATGATGTTTTAAACTCCatgaatgaaattttttcgcATTACTTGTATAGacaaatatgcacaaatgaAACGATAGATGGAGATGTGCTTGTTGTGTTGAAGTCCTTT CaacaaggaaaatataatattatcaGCCTCGTGGCAAACAAGTACAATGCGCACTTTGCcgagaagggagaaaatagGGACTCTGTTCTTTCGcgaattttttacattttttatttgttgaaTGTTATGTTTAAGTACGACGTGGATTCCTTGGAGAGGCTGAACCTCCACCGTGGGAACAGTCTGAACATTCCCTTCTTCGCGCGGCGCAACCGGATCTCTAGCTACTTCCTCCTGGCTCACATCGCACAGCAGATGGGG gtcaaagaaaaaacgatCAACGACAGTTTGCTCGAAACGATGAAGGGAAACTACGAGGCACACATCCGTGGGCTCCTCAGTAACAAGCAGAACTCCAGTAGTGTCCTGGAggacgtgaaaaaaatggacttcCTGACGTTGGATGATTCCATTTTGGAGGACGTGCACAAGGAAATTTTCGTCAGCATACTTAAAAGGATCATGGAAGATGGTAATTACGAAcctgtttattttgttgccCGTGAGAAGGAAGGTAAAGTCGAGGCGACTGCGCTGGGAAGTGCGCATGGCAAGGTGGGTGGAAAGTCCATAGGTGAGGGGGGCGACAAATTGGGAGCAGAAGATAGTGTCGCCCAGCAGTATGACGAGACGGTTGACCAGTATGACGAGGCGGCAGATCAGTATGACGATGCCGCTAACCTGGATGACGCCGCTGACCTGGATGACGCCGCTGACCTGGATGACGCCGCTGATCTGGATGATGCCGCGATAGACGACTCGGATGACAACATGTACAGACACCTGGAGAACAGCGTGGACTACATCGTGAATGAAGACGCGGCTAAATCTggggaaaatgaagacaAGAAAGGTATCATTGcggagagagaaaaaagggagctggaggaaaagaagcttTTCTTGAACAAATGGGAtgacataaattttttgaggaaGTATTTACACatggataaaaaatacatggaTAAATATTTGGAAAAGTACCTGCACGATTATATGTACAGGgagtacaaaattttgattaacaatttaatttttaaaaaaatgaaggacaaaaatgatcatttattttttttgaaaaaaggaatatccATATCGAATAGCGCAACGgagaatataataaaaaatattctgctAAAGTTTGTGATTAAGACGAAGGAAAACATTGGCATATTTTTGAAGCTGAAAAATATGGAGAAGTGTCTACGgcttatacaaaatttgatCTATGTGTATAAGaagataaagaagaaaaaaaaattcttgaaGGTTCCCAGCGACGATTTTTTTAGCCTCGACGATTTGTTCGCGTGTAACTGTTATAGGGCGCTGGACGGGACCGGCGAGGGGGAGGGAGCGgcgaaaggggaagcagAGGGAGGAACACCTGGGGAAGGGTCAACCGGGAAAGGACCACCCGGGGAAGGACTAGCTGCTAACGGATTGCCCCCTGACGAACTTGCTGCTAACGACGAACTTGCTGCGAACGGATTATCTCCGGACGGACCAGCGGAGGAAGCCCTTCCCACCGAAGCAGACGAGGAGGAGTTCCTCAAAAGGATAATCTACAAAGATCACCTTGAGGGAGAGGACGGAGGAGATGGAAAAGACGGCATACTCTCCCAagaggaacgaaaaaaattgtacgaaGAATTTGTAATAAAACACATGAAAAACCAGTCAGAAAGAAAAATcctgaaaataatttttaatttaaattacgATCAGGTGGACAGGGAGGTAGAGGATAACATCATCAAACGGTTCTTAGacaaaatatgcacaaagTATTTAAGCAACATGAAAGAAGTGGACGATAGGTACAAAATTATAGGACAAGAAAATTTGTtggattataaaaatatcaattttATGGAGTCCCTGGAGAGGGAGAAATCCAAAAGGggccacaaaaaagggggagaaagaagCATCCCCGCCAAGGACAGTTTCGTCATTCGGAAGGAAGACATTTTCGAGCACATCGATGATGActcatttgaagaaatttgcaaaaaaatgtacataaacaaaattaaagaagcaaaaaaaaacctataccacatgagaaaaaatttatatatgcatgaaATTATACTGAACATAAAAAACGCGCAAGAAATACACGACGTTTTCCTCATTGatgaatatgaaaaaatgattacagatattataaaaacgaatatattgaataaaaattataaaaatataaaaaatgtgtatttaaaaaaaattgttaactttttaaatttgtccGACGAAAAAGCAGCTGACGTTGAAATgaggtgcatttttttgcagacttatgaaatattttccgcGGTGAAGGAGAACTTCTATATTTACAGAAGCGACTCCGATTTCGTGAATAACATTAACGAGATTCTCACGATATACAGAAACTTCGACCTCATTAGGTCCAAGGGACAGCAGTACTATGTCAAGTTTTCCCTTATCGAGTCCAACTACAATTTGCTACATCGGATCATCGAGCGCTATGTTCTTTACGTCATTGACTTGATCAACGACGAAAACAGATCCCTGTACAAGGAGAATATCTTTCTACTCGCCGCAATTTTCCGCGTCAGCCCTGAGATCATCGATGAGATTGCCACGCGGATATACAAG AAATACATCGAGGGCCAAGACCTGCACGCCATCAACAACATGGACGCCTTTTTcagtttcctttttaacatgGACAAAGAGAGGCAGTGCGAGATAGTCCTGGAGCacttgagaaaaaaagtgaacaccTTCTTAGCCTCCGGGGAAGGGTTCCAGGAGAGGATGCACAAATTGTATGACGTgattttcttcataaataACAACTTGCAGCTACGGAAGAATATTTTCGAGGTGTCCTCAGTCGATGCGGAGGCTGTGTATTCTTTCTTAACTGCCTGCGTTGAGGAGTATCTGCATGCCAAGAAGACGGAGGCGTTCATTTCGGAGCACC GCGATTACCTAAACCACTTGAACAACTATCTGAGCAAAATCAAGACGCTCATAAAAGGGAATCaagaaaatgtgcacatgaGTCACGTCATGAATGTTTTGTAA
- a CDS encoding hypothetical protein (putative) codes for MSTKSNEDIDNKEDKNIEKVLRKEEVTIEDVSSSNALGESLTDSRNGKGASRGKYVRRNSSSKEPSKAVKKACFFDQEYYIREIPKCPISEMLLKRKKKK; via the exons ATGAGCACCAAATCTAACGAAGACATAGATAATAAAGAAGACAAGAATATCGAA AAAGTACTGAGAAAGGAGGAAGTAACGATTGAGGATGTCTCCAGTTCGAATGCGCTGGGTGAAAGTCTGACGGATAGTCGGAATGGGAAGGGCGCTTCAAGGGGGAAGTACGTCCGCAGGAATAGTAGTTCGAAGGAGCCCTCCAAGGCAGTCAAGAAGGCTTGCTTCTTCGATCAAGAATACTACATCCGCGAG ATTCCAAAGTGCCCCATTTCTGAGATGCTCCtaaagcgcaaaaaaaaaaaatga